One genomic window of Daphnia pulex isolate KAP4 chromosome 10, ASM2113471v1 includes the following:
- the LOC124205700 gene encoding salivary glue protein Sgs-3-like, whose amino-acid sequence MRPTQFLTICFICLFSRAHSYSLESLGLSQLSNVFRGGYGGSKVADDMELRQELTDAPITDAPITDAPITDAPITDAPITDAPITDAPITDAPITDAPITDAPITDAPITDSPITDAPITDAPITDAPITDAPITDAPITDAPTDPPTTTKPTTKKPTTKKPTTKKPTTKKPTTKKPTTKKPTTKKPTTKKPTTKKPTTKKPTTKKPTTKKPTTKKPTTKKPTTKKPTTKKPTTKKPTKKPVG is encoded by the exons ATGCGTCCCACTCAATTTTTG ACAATCTGCTTCATTTGTCTCTTCAGTCGTGCCCACTCGTATTCTCTAGAGTCCCTTGGGTTGAGCCAACTCAGCAATG TTTTTCGCGGCGGTTATGGAGGTTCGAAAGTGGCTGATGACATGGAATTGAGACAAGAGTTAACCGACGCTCCTATTACCGACGCTCCCATCACCGACGCTCCTATAACTGACGCTCCCATCACCGACGCTCCTATAACTGACGCTCCTATAACTGACGCTCCCATCACCGACGCTCCCATCACAGACGCTCCTATTACCGATGCTCCCATTACCGACGCTCCCATCACCGATTCTCCCATTACCGATGCCCCAATTACTGATGCTCCTATTACCGATGCTCCCATCACTGATGCTCCTATCACTGACGCTCCTATTACTGATGCCCCGACGGACCCACCAACTACAACTAAACCTACCACAAAAAAGCCaaccacaaaaaaaccaacaactaaaaaaccaacaactaAAAAGccaacaactaaaaaaccCACAACTAAAAAACCCACCACTAAGAAACCTACCACAAAGAAACCCACAACCAAAAAACCCACAACCAAAAAACCTACCACAAAGAAACCTACTACCAAGAAACCCACCACAAAGAAACCCACAACCAAAAAACCCACCACTAAAAAACCTACCACCAAGaagccaacaacaaagaaacctACGAAAAAACCGGTTGGTTAG
- the LOC124205694 gene encoding uncharacterized protein LOC124205694 — protein sequence MKLALIFLSIFVAISHQQYFHPRMMFGFPWMSPFSQQPVAENDYNEEIYPGLIGYSSRNGIDQEERFADTTQSRIKGFSNNFNGLSRYRLKPSLNDQQQNARFFFNWANTGNNANSNNNGLFSIFNSIPLFKTATFTSTQTLTLVSVVSCVPIDQVIDAPPACRRKREDTRENPVADRQFEIHPSETIKVITTATESDSSANDQSLDLLLSSKDDFSQSEMEIGPGDKSNSREKRFFINRNQFIVTSVVTTYAFVNQTITATVNLLSPLPAAGAPVPCVPAAAVIDPTTLAVTTPAVICVPCLPTGFIVCPVAAG from the exons ATGAAGTTGGCCTTGATCTTCCTGTCCATTTTTGTGGCCATCTCTCATCAGCAATATTTCCATCCCCGGATGATGTTCGGGTTCCCTTGGATGTCACCGTTTTCTCAACAACCCGTAGCCGAAAATGATTAT AACGAGGAGATATACCCAGGCCTAATAGGATACAGCAGTCGCAATGGCATCGATCAAGAAGAAAGATTTGCAGATACTACTCAGTCAAGGATCAAAGGCTTCAGCAATAATTTCAACGGCTTGAGCCGCTACCGGCTCAAGCCCTCACTCAACGATCAGCAGCAGAACgcgcgattttttttcaactgggCCAACACGGGCAACAACGctaacagcaacaacaacggccTCTTTTCAATATTCAACAGCATTCCTCTTTTCAAAACAGCGACGTTTACCTCGACGCAAACTTTGACCCTCGTCTCTGTCGTGTCTTGTGTTCCAATCGACCAAGTCATTGACGCGCCCCCTGCTTGTCGTCGCAAGCGAGAAGATACCCGTGAAAATCCGGTGGCAGACCGTCAATTTGAAATCCATCCTTCAGAAACTATCAA AGTCATTACAACAGCCACAGAATCTGATTCCTCGGCAAATGATCAAAGCTTGGATCTTCTTTTGTCATCCAAAGACGATTTTAGTCAAAGTGAAATGGAAATAGGCCCAGGTGACAAGAGCAATTCAAGAGAGAAACGATTTTTCATCAACAGAAACCAATTTATTGTCACTTCAGTCGTTACCACATACGCGTTTGTCAATCAGACTATAACGGCAACTGTCAATCTGTTGAGCCCATTACCAGCAGCAGGTGCTCCAGTTCCTTGTGTCCCCGCTGCCGCAGTTATTGATCCTACTACTTTGGCTGTTACTACCCCGGCAGTAATTTGTGTACCCTGTTTACCAACGGGCTTCATTGTTTGCCCTGTCGCTGCTGGCTAA
- the LOC124205711 gene encoding uncharacterized protein LOC124205711, whose product MAFVVRSGRLAGPLRNYLRPIALGNRCISTSKKKDETAVVTEKIPSHKVTHDIDVAAASARKKWMTYGFTTQDETEDVALAHLFSLFGITLCIVIGSLAYMYGPDHALRDWSQREAYLLVREREAKGLPLLDPNYVDESTVVLPSEEDLGDYEIII is encoded by the exons ATGGCGTTCGTTGTTCGATCTGGAAGATTGGCAGGCCCTTTGAGGAATTATCTTCGACCTATCGCACTCGGCAATCGTTGTATTTCCACGTCCAAAAAGAAGGATGAAACAGCTGTAGTCACAGAAAAAATCCCGTCACACAAAGTTACCCACGACATCGACGTCGCTGCTGCTTCGGCAAGAAAG AAATGGATGACCTATGGATTCACCACCCAGGACGAGACTGAGGATGTTGCACTAGCCCaccttttttcattattcGGTATAACACTATGCATTGTCATCGGTTCACTGGCCTACATGTATGGGCCTGACCACGC TTTGAGGGACTGGTCCCAGCGAGAAGCCTACCTGCTTGTTCGAGAAAGGGAGGCCAAGGGACTACCTCTGCTTGACCCCAACTACGTTGATGAATCCACCGTTGTGCTGCCATCAGAAGAAGATTTGGGTGATTACGAGATCATCATTTAA
- the LOC124205706 gene encoding E3 ubiquitin-protein ligase Rnf220-like isoform X2: protein MENSSAYHGHGPSPIPTHQSHPAAALVAFSQASSLSEALRLSRPFPQGSDGKDLNNPFSTVSLGGLRPSEVGAAAAAAAAAAAAAHHHGLTWPFLNLHNPFFHHVPSLDPRLPFGSGAFRPLTPGEELQTLKSSSSSSSFHPGAFAAGLTSPHHQQQQQQQQQKGHHHNNHQGGGGGNGGGKIESLPFNLSRYNPFSSAMESSMAAAGRLVFNSNGQRVIQGQPESPSNNNNNGAANAAAAGSAMSPSAGCADSSSHPSSAASSSNNNNDGRDAAGTPLSDAATERSTPDDIRTSRRRKKSPLDPSCCPVCGITLRSSDLEVHFVQELERLERVSRTFRSSSHHHHHHHGSSGGSSISPSGSSGAMSAPAATSQVQKREQDTRWETFHRIRINRTNRVRAKARKRRADEREDTPENGHHHPHLHHGAMGGGNAGSSSGSSSTPCPICGQRMYGSAEELNQHVVQCLRRNGEDADEDEPLDVEGDSYEEYEWAGQRRIRASTMLEGGFGGVGMHICKAGDEETEDVVVDGDDTAAFGQPQFNEHDIQTAAADHTSQEEGIIKCERDAQMSSAYKETDSKDHIINALKNRVCDLEEMNKEAKQKNRCLICLGDYRQPVVSTSCWHVHCEECWLQALGNKKLCPQCNLITSPTHLRRIYM from the exons ATGGAAAATAGCTCGGCTTACCACGGTCATGGCCCGTCTCCGATCCCGACTCATCAGTCTCATCCAGCGGCGGCTCTGGTGGCCTTTTCGCAGGCCAGTAGTCTGAGCGAAGCCCTCCGATTGTCGCGACCCTTTCCCCAg GGTTCGGATGGCAAGGATTTAAACAATCCATTTTCGACTGTTTCGCTTGGCGGATTGCGTCCGTCTGAGGTCggagccgccgccgctgcagccgccgccgccgcagctGCCGCTCACCACCACGGATTGACTTGGCCGTTTCTCAATCTGCACAATCCGTTTTTCCATCACGTTCCGTCGCTCGACCCGAGATTGCCGTTTGGTTCCGGCGCCTTCCGGCCACTCACCCCTGGCGAGGAACTTCAAACTTTGAAATCTTCGTCCTCTTCATCGTCTTTCCATCCAGGCGCCTTTGCCGCCGGATTGACTTCTCCGcatcaccaacaacagcaacaacaacaacaacaaaagggtcaccaccacaacaaccacCAGGGCGGTGGTGGGGGTAATGGTGGCggtaaaattgaaagtttGCCGTTCAATTTGAGCCGCTACAATCCGTTCAGTTCGGCCATGGAATCATCAATGGCCGCCGCCGGACGGCTCGTCTTCAACTCGAATGGCCAGCGCGTCATTCAAGGCCAGCCGGAATCGCcttccaacaacaataacaacggAGCCGCCAATGCTGCTGCCGCCGGATCGGCCATGTCGCCGTCGGCTGGATGTGCGGATTCGTCATCTCATCCATCGTCGGCGGCTTCTtcgtccaacaacaacaacgatgGCCGCGACGCTGCCGGAACGCCCCTTTCGGATGCAGCGACGGAACGATCGACTCCGGACGACATCCGCACCTCTCGAC GCCGGAAGAAGTCTCCACTGGATCCGTCGTGCTGTCCCGTTTGCGGCATCACTCTGCGATCTTCCGATTTGGAAGTTCATTTTGTACAGGAACTGGAACGACTGGAACGCGTTTCGCGCACTTTCCGCTCATCTtcgcatcatcatcatcatcaccatggatcgagcggcggcagcagcatcAGTCCGTCGGGCTCGTCCGGCGCCATGTCGGCCCCCGCCGCCACATCGCAAGTCCAAAAACGTGAACAAGATACTCGTTGGGAG acTTTCCATCGCATTCGAATTAATCGAACGAATCGAGTCAGAGCTAAAGCTCGAAAGCGTCGAGCCGACGAACGTGAAGACACTCCCGAAAACGGCCATCACCATCCGCATCTCCACCACGGCGCAATGGGCGGAGGCAATGCCGGAAGTAGCTCTGGAAGTTCCAGCACTCCGTGCCCCATTTGCGGCCAGCGAATGTACGGATCGGCCGAGGAATTGAATCAGCACGTTGTCCAGTGTCTCAGACGg aATGGAGAAGACGCTGATGAAGATGAACCGTTGGATGTCGAAGGTGACAGTTACGAAGAATATGAATGGGCTGGACAACGACGTATCAGGGCCAGCACCATGTTAGAAGGAGGTTTTGGAG GTGTCGGTATGCATATTTGCAAAGCCGGTGATGAAGAGACTGAAGACGTGGTGGTGGACGGTGACGACACGGCCGCATTCGGCCAGCCGCAGTTCAACGAACACGACATCCAGACAGCCGCAGCTGATCACACCTCCCAAGAAGAAG GCATAATAAAATGCGAGCGAGATGCTCAGATGTCGTCGGCTTACAAGGAAACGGATTCCAAAGATCACATCATCAACGCGTTGAAGAATCGTGTTTGTGATTtagaagaaatgaacaaagaaGCCAAGCAGAAAAATCGCTGTCTCATCTGTCTG GGCGATTATCGACAGCCTGTAGTATCCACTTCGTGTTGGCACGTTCACTGTGAAGAGTGTTGGCTTCAGGCATTG GGCAACAAGAAACTCTGCCCTCAATGCAATTTGATTACCTCGCCGACTCACCTCAGACGGATTTACATGTGA
- the LOC124205689 gene encoding uncharacterized protein LOC124205689 isoform X2 — MKIVVIVLSVLVVFTHQQFYQPSTTAERLFWLSRYYSPRPAFDYYNRQPVNYADDNQGDDDDSFHPFMPPSPSAFPQARPYLNAVENPNDEEGEDQFPVQVQGRRKTMNSFPTRFRPSFLQPKPQKDDPRFLINLASPNLITRKVKTITFTLTSSLTFTSVQSCIPSAQFYTGAADIACRRKRRGGIVAPLDALDISKPEDTEFAITPTDVQPVEPTELTSLDLSNEHHQWAKNQTLNHGLVSSMNEDLNADATAESLVSTPAVRSRGQRFFVHLVTTTTVTSYSFLSTTVTKTVSLLNTLLNPGGGLICLPYGYSVCPYTSLFPG, encoded by the exons ATGAAAATCGTTGTGATTGTTCTGTCGGTCTTGGTGGTTTTCACACACCAGCAATTCTACCAGCCATCGACGACGGCAGAGAGACTCTTTTGGTTGTCGCGTTATTACTCACCACGGCCTGCCTTCGATTATTACAATCGCCAGCCCGTTAACTACGCTGATGATAATCAAGGCGACGATGACGACTCGTTCCATCCATTTATGCCACCAAGTCCCTCCGCATTTCCACAA GCCAGGCCTTATTTGAATGCTGTGGAAAATCCAAATGACGAAGAAGGAGAGGATCAGTTTCCTGTTCAAGTTCAAGGGAGAAGGAAGACGATGAATAGTTTCCCGACTCGTTTCCGGCCGTCATTTTTGCAACCCAAACCGCAAAAGGACGACCCGCGATTTCTCATCAACTTGGCCAGTCCCAATTTGATAACCAGGAAAGTGAAAACGATTACCTTCACgttgacgtcgtcgttgacGTTTACTAGCGTCCAGTCGTGCATTCCCAGTGCCCAATTTTACACCGGGGCGGCTGACATCGCATGTCGCCGGAAGAGACGCGGCGGAATCGTCGCACCTCTGGACGCTCTGGACATCAGCAAACCGGAAGACACTGAATTCGCCATCACTCCAACAGATGTGCAGCC GGTGGAGCCGACGGAACTTACGTCACTGGATCTGTCGAATGAGCATCACCAATGGGCAAAAAACCAGACGTTGAATCACGGACTCGTTTCTTCTATGAACGAAGATTTGAATGCGGATGCGACGGCGGAATCGTTGGTGTCGACACCGGCCGTGCGTTCGAGAGGACAACGATTCTTCGTCCACTTGGTGACGACAACTACTGTGACCAGTTACTCGTTTCTCTCGACGACCGTTACAAAGACCGTCAGCCTTTTAAACACTTTGTTAAATCCCGGGGGAGGACTGATTTGCCTCCCTTATGGCTATTCCGTCTGTCCTTACACCAGCCTTTTTCCTGGCTAA
- the LOC124205706 gene encoding E3 ubiquitin-protein ligase Rnf220-like isoform X1: MSSSSGFCEPLLNYNQMENSSAYHGHGPSPIPTHQSHPAAALVAFSQASSLSEALRLSRPFPQGSDGKDLNNPFSTVSLGGLRPSEVGAAAAAAAAAAAAAHHHGLTWPFLNLHNPFFHHVPSLDPRLPFGSGAFRPLTPGEELQTLKSSSSSSSFHPGAFAAGLTSPHHQQQQQQQQQKGHHHNNHQGGGGGNGGGKIESLPFNLSRYNPFSSAMESSMAAAGRLVFNSNGQRVIQGQPESPSNNNNNGAANAAAAGSAMSPSAGCADSSSHPSSAASSSNNNNDGRDAAGTPLSDAATERSTPDDIRTSRRRKKSPLDPSCCPVCGITLRSSDLEVHFVQELERLERVSRTFRSSSHHHHHHHGSSGGSSISPSGSSGAMSAPAATSQVQKREQDTRWETFHRIRINRTNRVRAKARKRRADEREDTPENGHHHPHLHHGAMGGGNAGSSSGSSSTPCPICGQRMYGSAEELNQHVVQCLRRNGEDADEDEPLDVEGDSYEEYEWAGQRRIRASTMLEGGFGGVGMHICKAGDEETEDVVVDGDDTAAFGQPQFNEHDIQTAAADHTSQEEGIIKCERDAQMSSAYKETDSKDHIINALKNRVCDLEEMNKEAKQKNRCLICLGDYRQPVVSTSCWHVHCEECWLQALGNKKLCPQCNLITSPTHLRRIYM, encoded by the exons aTGTCTTCATCTTCGGGTTTTTGTGAGCCGTTGCTAAATTATAATCAGATGGAAAATAGCTCGGCTTACCACGGTCATGGCCCGTCTCCGATCCCGACTCATCAGTCTCATCCAGCGGCGGCTCTGGTGGCCTTTTCGCAGGCCAGTAGTCTGAGCGAAGCCCTCCGATTGTCGCGACCCTTTCCCCAg GGTTCGGATGGCAAGGATTTAAACAATCCATTTTCGACTGTTTCGCTTGGCGGATTGCGTCCGTCTGAGGTCggagccgccgccgctgcagccgccgccgccgcagctGCCGCTCACCACCACGGATTGACTTGGCCGTTTCTCAATCTGCACAATCCGTTTTTCCATCACGTTCCGTCGCTCGACCCGAGATTGCCGTTTGGTTCCGGCGCCTTCCGGCCACTCACCCCTGGCGAGGAACTTCAAACTTTGAAATCTTCGTCCTCTTCATCGTCTTTCCATCCAGGCGCCTTTGCCGCCGGATTGACTTCTCCGcatcaccaacaacagcaacaacaacaacaacaaaagggtcaccaccacaacaaccacCAGGGCGGTGGTGGGGGTAATGGTGGCggtaaaattgaaagtttGCCGTTCAATTTGAGCCGCTACAATCCGTTCAGTTCGGCCATGGAATCATCAATGGCCGCCGCCGGACGGCTCGTCTTCAACTCGAATGGCCAGCGCGTCATTCAAGGCCAGCCGGAATCGCcttccaacaacaataacaacggAGCCGCCAATGCTGCTGCCGCCGGATCGGCCATGTCGCCGTCGGCTGGATGTGCGGATTCGTCATCTCATCCATCGTCGGCGGCTTCTtcgtccaacaacaacaacgatgGCCGCGACGCTGCCGGAACGCCCCTTTCGGATGCAGCGACGGAACGATCGACTCCGGACGACATCCGCACCTCTCGAC GCCGGAAGAAGTCTCCACTGGATCCGTCGTGCTGTCCCGTTTGCGGCATCACTCTGCGATCTTCCGATTTGGAAGTTCATTTTGTACAGGAACTGGAACGACTGGAACGCGTTTCGCGCACTTTCCGCTCATCTtcgcatcatcatcatcatcaccatggatcgagcggcggcagcagcatcAGTCCGTCGGGCTCGTCCGGCGCCATGTCGGCCCCCGCCGCCACATCGCAAGTCCAAAAACGTGAACAAGATACTCGTTGGGAG acTTTCCATCGCATTCGAATTAATCGAACGAATCGAGTCAGAGCTAAAGCTCGAAAGCGTCGAGCCGACGAACGTGAAGACACTCCCGAAAACGGCCATCACCATCCGCATCTCCACCACGGCGCAATGGGCGGAGGCAATGCCGGAAGTAGCTCTGGAAGTTCCAGCACTCCGTGCCCCATTTGCGGCCAGCGAATGTACGGATCGGCCGAGGAATTGAATCAGCACGTTGTCCAGTGTCTCAGACGg aATGGAGAAGACGCTGATGAAGATGAACCGTTGGATGTCGAAGGTGACAGTTACGAAGAATATGAATGGGCTGGACAACGACGTATCAGGGCCAGCACCATGTTAGAAGGAGGTTTTGGAG GTGTCGGTATGCATATTTGCAAAGCCGGTGATGAAGAGACTGAAGACGTGGTGGTGGACGGTGACGACACGGCCGCATTCGGCCAGCCGCAGTTCAACGAACACGACATCCAGACAGCCGCAGCTGATCACACCTCCCAAGAAGAAG GCATAATAAAATGCGAGCGAGATGCTCAGATGTCGTCGGCTTACAAGGAAACGGATTCCAAAGATCACATCATCAACGCGTTGAAGAATCGTGTTTGTGATTtagaagaaatgaacaaagaaGCCAAGCAGAAAAATCGCTGTCTCATCTGTCTG GGCGATTATCGACAGCCTGTAGTATCCACTTCGTGTTGGCACGTTCACTGTGAAGAGTGTTGGCTTCAGGCATTG GGCAACAAGAAACTCTGCCCTCAATGCAATTTGATTACCTCGCCGACTCACCTCAGACGGATTTACATGTGA
- the LOC124205698 gene encoding salivary glue protein Sgs-3-like isoform X2, which translates to MRLTHFLAICCICLVGRVHPYSLGSLGKSLLSNVAYDMQLREDPVTEASTEIPTEPSTEASTEAPTEPSTEPSTEAPTEPSTEAPTEPSTEPPTEASTGAPTEASTEVPTKAPTAATTNAPTTKPSTQKPATTVKPTTKMPTTVKPTTAKPTTIKPTTAKPTTKKPTTVKPTTKKPTTVKPTTKKPITMKPTSKKPTTAKATTKKPTVKPTTKKPTTRKPTTKKPTTKKPVG; encoded by the exons ATGCGTCTCACTCATTTCCTG GCAATTTGCTGCATTTGTCTGGTCGGTCGTGTCCACCCGTATTCCCTTGGATCCCTCGGAAAGAGCCTTCTCAGCAATG TCGCTTATGATATGCAATTGAGAGAGGATCCTGTTACTGAAGCCTCTACAGAGATTCCTACTGAACCCTCTACTGAGGCCTCAACAGAA GCTCCTACTGAACCCTCAACTGAACCCTCTACAGAGGCTCCTACTGAACCCTCTACAGAGGCTCCTACTGAACCCTCTACTGAACCTCCTACCGAAGCCTCTACAGGGGCTCCTACTGAAGCCTCCACAGAGGTTCCCACAAAAGCACCTACAGCCGCCACTACAAACGCACCAACTACAAAACCATCGACCCAAAAGCCAGCAACCACAGTAAAACCTACTACAAAAATGCCTACTACAGTTAAACCGACCACAGCTAAACCCACCACTATAAAACCGACTACAGCTAAGCCTACCACCAAGAAACCTACTACAGTA AAACCTACCACTAAGAAGCCGACTACAGTTAAACCTACCACTAAGAAGCCTATTACAATGAAACCTACTTCTAAGAAACCGACTACAGCTAAGGCTACCACTAAGAAACCTACAGTGAAACCTACCACTAAGAAGCCTACTACAAGGAAACCTACAACTAAGAAACCAACGACGAAAAAACCAGTTGGTTAG
- the LOC124205689 gene encoding uncharacterized protein LOC124205689 isoform X1, with the protein MKIVVIVLSVLVVFTHQQFYQPSTTAERLFWLSRYYSPRPAFDYYNRQPVNYADDNQGDDDDSFHPFMPPSPSAFPQKARPYLNAVENPNDEEGEDQFPVQVQGRRKTMNSFPTRFRPSFLQPKPQKDDPRFLINLASPNLITRKVKTITFTLTSSLTFTSVQSCIPSAQFYTGAADIACRRKRRGGIVAPLDALDISKPEDTEFAITPTDVQPVEPTELTSLDLSNEHHQWAKNQTLNHGLVSSMNEDLNADATAESLVSTPAVRSRGQRFFVHLVTTTTVTSYSFLSTTVTKTVSLLNTLLNPGGGLICLPYGYSVCPYTSLFPG; encoded by the exons ATGAAAATCGTTGTGATTGTTCTGTCGGTCTTGGTGGTTTTCACACACCAGCAATTCTACCAGCCATCGACGACGGCAGAGAGACTCTTTTGGTTGTCGCGTTATTACTCACCACGGCCTGCCTTCGATTATTACAATCGCCAGCCCGTTAACTACGCTGATGATAATCAAGGCGACGATGACGACTCGTTCCATCCATTTATGCCACCAAGTCCCTCCGCATTTCCACAA AAGGCCAGGCCTTATTTGAATGCTGTGGAAAATCCAAATGACGAAGAAGGAGAGGATCAGTTTCCTGTTCAAGTTCAAGGGAGAAGGAAGACGATGAATAGTTTCCCGACTCGTTTCCGGCCGTCATTTTTGCAACCCAAACCGCAAAAGGACGACCCGCGATTTCTCATCAACTTGGCCAGTCCCAATTTGATAACCAGGAAAGTGAAAACGATTACCTTCACgttgacgtcgtcgttgacGTTTACTAGCGTCCAGTCGTGCATTCCCAGTGCCCAATTTTACACCGGGGCGGCTGACATCGCATGTCGCCGGAAGAGACGCGGCGGAATCGTCGCACCTCTGGACGCTCTGGACATCAGCAAACCGGAAGACACTGAATTCGCCATCACTCCAACAGATGTGCAGCC GGTGGAGCCGACGGAACTTACGTCACTGGATCTGTCGAATGAGCATCACCAATGGGCAAAAAACCAGACGTTGAATCACGGACTCGTTTCTTCTATGAACGAAGATTTGAATGCGGATGCGACGGCGGAATCGTTGGTGTCGACACCGGCCGTGCGTTCGAGAGGACAACGATTCTTCGTCCACTTGGTGACGACAACTACTGTGACCAGTTACTCGTTTCTCTCGACGACCGTTACAAAGACCGTCAGCCTTTTAAACACTTTGTTAAATCCCGGGGGAGGACTGATTTGCCTCCCTTATGGCTATTCCGTCTGTCCTTACACCAGCCTTTTTCCTGGCTAA
- the LOC124205698 gene encoding salivary glue protein Sgs-3-like isoform X1 — translation MRLTHFLAICCICLVGRVHPYSLGSLGKSLLSNVAYDMQLREDPVTEASTEIPTEPSTEASTEAPTEPSTEASTEAPTEPSTEAPTEPSTEPSTEAPTEPSTEAPTEPSTEPPTEASTGAPTEASTEVPTKAPTAATTNAPTTKPSTQKPATTVKPTTKMPTTVKPTTAKPTTIKPTTAKPTTKKPTTVKPTTKKPTTVKPTTKKPITMKPTSKKPTTAKATTKKPTVKPTTKKPTTRKPTTKKPTTKKPVG, via the exons ATGCGTCTCACTCATTTCCTG GCAATTTGCTGCATTTGTCTGGTCGGTCGTGTCCACCCGTATTCCCTTGGATCCCTCGGAAAGAGCCTTCTCAGCAATG TCGCTTATGATATGCAATTGAGAGAGGATCCTGTTACTGAAGCCTCTACAGAGATTCCTACTGAACCCTCTACTGAGGCCTCAACAGAAGCTCCTACTGAACCCTCTACTGAAGCCTCTACAGAGGCTCCTACTGAACCCTCAACAGAGGCTCCTACTGAACCCTCAACTGAACCCTCTACAGAGGCTCCTACTGAACCCTCTACAGAGGCTCCTACTGAACCCTCTACTGAACCTCCTACCGAAGCCTCTACAGGGGCTCCTACTGAAGCCTCCACAGAGGTTCCCACAAAAGCACCTACAGCCGCCACTACAAACGCACCAACTACAAAACCATCGACCCAAAAGCCAGCAACCACAGTAAAACCTACTACAAAAATGCCTACTACAGTTAAACCGACCACAGCTAAACCCACCACTATAAAACCGACTACAGCTAAGCCTACCACCAAGAAACCTACTACAGTA AAACCTACCACTAAGAAGCCGACTACAGTTAAACCTACCACTAAGAAGCCTATTACAATGAAACCTACTTCTAAGAAACCGACTACAGCTAAGGCTACCACTAAGAAACCTACAGTGAAACCTACCACTAAGAAGCCTACTACAAGGAAACCTACAACTAAGAAACCAACGACGAAAAAACCAGTTGGTTAG
- the LOC124205698 gene encoding salivary glue protein Sgs-3-like isoform X3, which translates to MRLTHFLAICCICLVGRVHPYSLGSLGKSLLSNVAYDMQLREDPVTEASTEIPTEPSTEASTEAPTEPSTEASTEAPTEPSTEAPTEPSTEPSTEAPTEPSTEAPTEPSTEPPTEASTGAPTEASTEVPTKAPTAATTNAPTTKPSTQKPATTVKPTTKMPTTVKPTTAKPTTIKPTTAKPTTKKPTTVKPTTKKPTTRKPTTKKPTTKKPVG; encoded by the exons ATGCGTCTCACTCATTTCCTG GCAATTTGCTGCATTTGTCTGGTCGGTCGTGTCCACCCGTATTCCCTTGGATCCCTCGGAAAGAGCCTTCTCAGCAATG TCGCTTATGATATGCAATTGAGAGAGGATCCTGTTACTGAAGCCTCTACAGAGATTCCTACTGAACCCTCTACTGAGGCCTCAACAGAAGCTCCTACTGAACCCTCTACTGAAGCCTCTACAGAGGCTCCTACTGAACCCTCAACAGAGGCTCCTACTGAACCCTCAACTGAACCCTCTACAGAGGCTCCTACTGAACCCTCTACAGAGGCTCCTACTGAACCCTCTACTGAACCTCCTACCGAAGCCTCTACAGGGGCTCCTACTGAAGCCTCCACAGAGGTTCCCACAAAAGCACCTACAGCCGCCACTACAAACGCACCAACTACAAAACCATCGACCCAAAAGCCAGCAACCACAGTAAAACCTACTACAAAAATGCCTACTACAGTTAAACCGACCACAGCTAAACCCACCACTATAAAACCGACTACAGCTAAGCCTACCACCAAGAAACCTACTACAGTA AAACCTACCACTAAGAAGCCTACTACAAGGAAACCTACAACTAAGAAACCAACGACGAAAAAACCAGTTGGTTAG